One Palaemon carinicauda isolate YSFRI2023 chromosome 5, ASM3689809v2, whole genome shotgun sequence DNA window includes the following coding sequences:
- the LOC137641318 gene encoding uncharacterized protein, which yields MPFNLESFAGNPKEELSTLRYATKQDLRDLAAKCNIVVDPAYVKARLLSNILDYLINQVIIADDEEVKALRIAAGVLPPVPVDTEVEKIRLQLQLEKVKKETTERELYLEEKRAEAREKEREAREKEKKETTDRELYLEEKRAEAREKEREAEIRHQKKLQELSLSIRKEAPLPATFEVFKASKLVPDFDERDPEVFFQNFEQIAETLKWPVEFWSLLIRNKVKGKAAFVASQLVSENDYTVLKKTILDAYSITIEGYRQNFRNSVKTFNQTFVEFCSLKNRQLNKWLERAGVDNFESFKNLSLLEEFLRKVPTHISTFIHFKGETLVKKAASLADDYHLIHKSQKGQTNKSSPSFSKSPQVSCAYCKKEGHTIENCPLPQCKTSKAKEGKNAQSRSTCHVTTPMEGLQPFEGFICDVTVNGTSLKCL from the coding sequence atgccttttaatctagagagctttgctggaaaccccaaagaggaattatctacgctcaggtatgctactaagcaggatctgcgtgacctagcagcaaaatgtaacattgtggttgatcctgcttatgtgaaggctagattactgagtaacattttggattatttaattaaccaagtgattattgcagatgatgaagaagtaaaagcactcagaattgcagcaggagtacttccgcctgttccagtagatacagaagtagagaaaataaggcttcaattgcagttagagaaggtaaagaaggaaacgaccgaacgggagctctatctagaagagaagagagcagaagcaagagagaaggaacgagaagcaagagagaaggaaaagaaggaaacgaCCGATCGGGAGCTCTacctagaagagaagagagcagaagcaagagagaaggaacgagaagcggagataagacaccagaaaaaactccaggagctttcttTAAGTATCAGAAAGGAAGCCCCACTCCCTGCTACGTTCGAAGTTTTTAAAGCCAGTAAGCTTGTCCCTGATTTCGACGAGAGAGATCCcgaggttttcttccagaactttgaacaaatcgctgaaaccttaaaatggcctgtagaattctggtccttgctcatcaggaacaaagttaagggtaaagctgcatttgttgcttcacaactggtaagtgaaaatgactatacagtgttaaagaaaactatcttggatgcgtactccattaccatagaagggtacagacaaaattttagaaattctgttaaaactttcaaccaaacttttgtagaattttgtagtctcaaaaataggcagttgaataagtggttagaaagagcaggtgttgataacttcgaatcatttaagaatttgagtcttctagaagaatttttgaggaaagtgcctactcatatctcaaccttcattcattttaaaggtgaaacactagtaaagaaggcagctagtctcgccgatgattaccacttaatccataaatcacaaaagggtcaaactaacaaatcatctccttccttttccaaatctccccaggtatcttgtgcttactgcaagaaagagggccacactattgaaaattgtccacttccccagtgcaaaacttcaaaagcaaaagaaggtaaaaatgcccagtcaaggagcacatgccatgtgactactccgatggaagggttgcagccgtttgaaggatttatttgtgatgttactgtaaatggtacttcactgaagtgcctctga